The Candidatus Zixiibacteriota bacterium genome has a window encoding:
- a CDS encoding methylated-DNA--[protein]-cysteine S-methyltransferase, with the protein MTSSKIVYIHSFSSDLGRIHTAYTDAGVAIITLPSDSAGAFEDRLEKYFGEYEIIQGGKLNQEVEKQLRLYFNGKLKKFNLRLDIKASPFQTKVLRTVAKVPYGKTESYGQIAARVGSPLASRAVGTANACNNLPIVIPCHRVVASNGLGGYGGGIEMKKTLLRLEGAL; encoded by the coding sequence ATGACCTCATCGAAAATTGTCTATATACATTCGTTTAGTTCAGACCTTGGACGCATCCACACGGCCTATACCGATGCGGGAGTGGCGATCATCACCCTTCCGAGCGACTCGGCAGGCGCTTTCGAAGACCGACTTGAGAAATACTTTGGTGAGTATGAAATAATTCAAGGCGGAAAGTTAAATCAAGAAGTTGAGAAACAACTCAGATTGTATTTCAACGGGAAACTCAAAAAATTTAACTTAAGGCTCGATATAAAAGCCAGTCCGTTCCAAACCAAGGTCCTTCGCACTGTCGCAAAAGTCCCTTACGGCAAAACAGAATCGTACGGCCAAATAGCGGCGCGAGTAGGCAGTCCTCTGGCATCGCGGGCTGTCGGCACTGCCAACGCCTGCAATAATCTTCCAATTGTCATCCCCTGCCATCGCGTTGTCGCCTCGAATGGTCTTGGCGGATACGGTGGTGGTATTGAAATGAAGAAAACCTTGCTCCGTTTAGAAGGCGCACTCTGA
- a CDS encoding S26 family signal peptidase: MAANQSLSQILLSVLLNLLFPGIGHALWREYSFGVFVWLITLITAALFYFSFFVQLSFVANSALFILPLIFYFLTFFDLVRAVNSKHYSHSPPIRKMLVFFAIALTYQFLSPATPAYFLLRNSPTWFVVKNNQLSPVYKQGDYLSTSRLAYSANLFFMDNKVIVTVPNPGDFVSFTDNPGERTTGIVIAGPDEQVVIQNGQLIVDDIPYTHFLPEGFTLPEEWPLTFVERSSILIGTFNLGKLSDLHQVPLEQVEGKVERLF, from the coding sequence ATGGCCGCTAACCAATCACTAAGTCAGATTCTCCTATCGGTTCTTCTCAATCTTCTTTTTCCGGGGATTGGTCATGCGTTATGGCGGGAATACTCGTTTGGAGTTTTCGTGTGGCTCATTACGCTTATAACTGCGGCGCTCTTTTATTTTTCATTTTTTGTCCAATTATCTTTTGTCGCCAATAGCGCGCTCTTTATTCTGCCGCTTATCTTTTATTTTCTCACATTTTTCGATCTGGTTCGCGCTGTCAACTCCAAACACTATTCGCACAGCCCGCCAATAAGAAAGATGCTCGTCTTTTTTGCTATTGCTCTGACGTATCAATTTCTGTCTCCTGCGACCCCGGCGTATTTTCTTCTTCGTAATTCGCCGACATGGTTCGTTGTGAAAAACAATCAACTCAGCCCAGTCTACAAGCAGGGGGACTATCTATCGACAAGCCGGCTTGCGTATTCGGCTAATTTGTTTTTCATGGACAATAAAGTAATAGTGACGGTTCCAAATCCGGGCGATTTTGTTTCATTCACAGACAACCCAGGAGAACGCACTACTGGGATAGTAATAGCCGGGCCCGATGAACAAGTGGTGATTCAGAACGGGCAGCTAATAGTCGACGATATCCCTTACACGCATTTCCTGCCCGAAGGTTTTACTTTACCAGAGGAGTGGCCGTTGACTTTTGTCGAACGCTCTTCTATTTTGATAGGGACATTTAATCTCGGGAAGTTGAGTGACCTTCATCAGGTCCCTCTTGAGCAAGTCGAAGGAAAAGTGGAACGGTTGTTCTGA